In Allomuricauda ruestringensis DSM 13258, the following proteins share a genomic window:
- a CDS encoding sensor histidine kinase, protein MNPQLEPFFDQSVDCLCIADYNGYFVRINPAFIKLLGYTEEELGSKLISEFIYHEDRERTAAHREELKNNVPLVNFENRYVCKSGAIVWLHWTSIPLENERLIYAIAKDITHTKKLEKERILHLSQLSKVNEKLKQQNYSTSHDLRSPLNNMLSLVNLLDLTKIDDVDTKEILSLIKLSAEGLKSTMNAYIDSYSEEDIRDMVLEDVDFKNVFDKVQNSISSLIQRADAKFHIDFSAMPTVYFKEIYMESIFLNLITNSIKYARPSVPPIISISTEQENGKKKLTYTDNGLGFDMEKVGALIFKLNEKFHGNEDSKGVGLYLVHQQVTSLGGSISVDSKINQGTTFTILFKA, encoded by the coding sequence ATGAACCCCCAATTAGAACCTTTTTTTGATCAATCCGTGGATTGTCTTTGTATTGCAGACTATAATGGGTATTTTGTGAGAATAAACCCTGCTTTTATAAAGCTATTGGGGTATACCGAAGAAGAACTGGGCTCAAAGTTAATTTCCGAATTCATCTATCATGAAGATAGAGAACGTACGGCCGCACACAGGGAAGAACTAAAAAACAATGTTCCTTTGGTGAATTTCGAAAACAGGTATGTGTGCAAATCAGGAGCTATTGTCTGGCTACATTGGACATCCATACCGTTGGAAAATGAGCGATTGATCTACGCCATAGCCAAAGACATTACGCACACCAAAAAACTGGAAAAAGAGCGCATATTGCATTTAAGCCAACTTTCCAAGGTTAATGAAAAGCTTAAACAACAGAACTATAGCACCTCACACGACCTTAGATCACCTCTGAACAACATGCTGTCCCTGGTCAATTTATTGGATTTGACCAAAATTGATGATGTGGACACCAAGGAAATCCTCAGTCTAATAAAACTATCTGCCGAAGGATTGAAGAGTACCATGAACGCATATATTGATTCCTATTCCGAAGAAGACATTCGGGATATGGTATTGGAAGATGTCGATTTTAAAAATGTTTTTGATAAGGTCCAGAACTCTATAAGCTCACTGATACAAAGGGCAGATGCCAAATTCCATATAGACTTTAGCGCTATGCCTACAGTATATTTCAAGGAAATTTACATGGAAAGTATTTTTTTGAATTTAATCACCAATTCCATTAAATATGCCAGACCAAGTGTTCCTCCCATCATCTCAATAAGCACAGAACAAGAAAATGGAAAAAAAAAGCTAACCTATACCGACAATGGTCTTGGTTTTGACATGGAAAAAGTAGGCGCCCTTATTTTTAAATTAAACGAGAAATTTCATGGCAACGAAGACAGTAAAGGTGTTGGTTTATATTTAGTGCACCAACAAGTTACCAGCCTTGGAGGAAGTATTTCGGTGGACAGCAAGATCAACCAAGGGACCACCTTTACGATTCTATTCAAAGCGTGA
- a CDS encoding transketolase: MPNTQELQDLVVQVRRDILRMVHKVNSGHPGGSLGCTEFFVALYNEVMDLKEGFDMDGIGEDLFFLSNGHISPVFYSVLARRGYFPIEELNTFRLIDSRLQGHPTTHEGLPGVRVASGSLGQGMSVAIGAALAKKLNGDDHLVFSLHGDGELQEGQNWEAIMYAAGNKVDNLISTVDRNGQQIDGATEDVLPIGDVAEKFRVFGWDVLEIENGNDLEQVIAGLNEAKSRTGKGKPVCIVMTTEMGNGVDFMMHTHAWHGKAPSDEQLATALEQNPETLGDY; encoded by the coding sequence ATGCCGAACACGCAAGAATTACAGGACCTGGTAGTACAGGTAAGAAGGGACATTTTACGAATGGTCCATAAGGTAAATTCGGGGCACCCAGGAGGTTCTTTGGGCTGTACCGAGTTTTTTGTAGCACTCTACAACGAAGTAATGGATTTAAAGGAAGGGTTTGATATGGACGGGATTGGAGAGGATCTCTTCTTCTTGTCCAACGGACACATTTCTCCAGTTTTTTACAGTGTTTTAGCCCGAAGAGGTTATTTTCCCATTGAGGAACTGAACACTTTTAGACTGATAGATTCCAGATTACAGGGGCACCCTACTACCCACGAAGGTTTGCCCGGGGTACGCGTGGCATCTGGATCTTTGGGACAGGGAATGTCGGTTGCCATTGGTGCTGCTTTGGCCAAAAAATTGAACGGTGACGATCATTTGGTATTCAGCCTCCACGGTGACGGTGAATTGCAAGAAGGCCAAAACTGGGAAGCAATCATGTACGCCGCTGGCAATAAAGTCGACAATTTAATTTCCACAGTGGACCGTAATGGCCAACAAATCGATGGCGCTACGGAAGATGTACTTCCTATTGGTGATGTTGCCGAAAAATTCAGGGTATTTGGATGGGATGTCCTGGAAATTGAAAACGGAAACGACCTAGAGCAGGTTATTGCTGGGTTAAACGAAGCCAAGAGCAGAACTGGAAAAGGGAAGCCAGTATGTATTGTTATGACCACGGAAATGGGCAATGGTGTTGACTTTATGATGCACACCCATGCATGGCACGGCAAAGCGCCCAGCGATGAGCAGTTGGCGACCGCATTGGAACAAAACCCAGAGACTTTAGGCGATTACTAA
- a CDS encoding phosphoribosyltransferase family protein — protein MINRILTHDQIQHITKRIAYQIYETNVDEEEIVVAGINGGGESFAKKIIAVLKKITEAKIILCKVDMDKKNPLKSGVSTSLSEEEYKNKSIVLVDDVLNSGTTLIYGTHHFLKTPIKQLKTAVLVNRNHKRYPIKADFKGISLSTSLSEHIKVDFEPKNNAVYLE, from the coding sequence ATGATAAACCGTATTCTTACCCACGATCAAATTCAACACATTACAAAGCGAATCGCATACCAAATTTATGAGACCAATGTGGACGAAGAAGAAATTGTAGTTGCTGGTATCAATGGTGGGGGAGAAAGTTTTGCCAAAAAAATAATAGCTGTCCTAAAAAAGATTACGGAGGCCAAGATTATTTTGTGCAAAGTGGACATGGACAAAAAGAACCCATTGAAAAGTGGGGTCAGCACCTCGCTTTCGGAGGAAGAATACAAAAACAAATCAATTGTTTTGGTGGATGATGTGTTGAACTCGGGCACCACCTTGATCTATGGTACCCACCACTTCCTTAAAACACCCATAAAACAACTAAAAACGGCTGTACTTGTAAACAGAAACCATAAAAGGTACCCGATCAAGGCCGATTTTAAAGGCATATCGTTATCCACATCCCTGAGCGAACATATTAAAGTGGATTTTGAACCCAAGAACAATGCGGTTTATTTAGAGTAG
- a CDS encoding transketolase family protein, with protein sequence MTKYTDQGKQDTRSGYGAGMTELGRTNPNVVALCADLVGSLKIDTFIEENPERFFQVGIAEANMMGIAAGLTIGGKIPFASTFANFATGRVYDQIRQSIAYSDKNVKICASHSGLTLGEDGATHQILEDIGLMKMLPGMTVINPCDFNQTKAATLAIAEHHGPVYLRFGRPKVANFTPVDQKFEIGKALMLNEGTDVTIIATGHLVWQALLAAESLENQGISAEVINIHTIKPLDDKAILDSVKKTGCVVTAEEHNYLGGLGESVSRVLATHHPTPQEFVATQDTFGESGTPDQLMEKYGLNNKAIEAAVLKVMKRK encoded by the coding sequence ATGACTAAATATACAGATCAAGGAAAACAAGACACCCGAAGCGGATATGGCGCGGGAATGACGGAACTGGGAAGAACCAATCCCAATGTAGTGGCCTTGTGTGCCGACTTGGTTGGTTCCCTTAAGATTGACACTTTTATTGAAGAAAACCCAGAACGTTTCTTTCAAGTAGGTATTGCAGAGGCCAACATGATGGGCATTGCAGCTGGTTTGACCATTGGTGGAAAAATCCCATTTGCCTCAACATTTGCAAACTTCGCTACTGGCCGTGTGTATGATCAAATCCGCCAGTCCATCGCATACTCGGATAAAAACGTAAAAATATGTGCTTCGCACTCTGGTTTGACCTTGGGCGAGGATGGTGCCACGCACCAAATTCTGGAAGACATCGGATTGATGAAAATGTTGCCTGGCATGACGGTTATCAATCCATGTGATTTTAACCAGACCAAAGCCGCTACCTTGGCCATTGCGGAACACCACGGCCCGGTTTACCTACGTTTTGGAAGACCCAAAGTAGCCAACTTTACCCCGGTGGACCAAAAATTTGAAATTGGTAAGGCACTCATGCTCAACGAAGGCACAGATGTTACCATTATTGCCACAGGACATTTGGTTTGGCAGGCACTACTTGCTGCTGAAAGCTTGGAAAACCAAGGAATTTCCGCAGAAGTGATCAATATACACACCATAAAACCATTGGACGATAAGGCCATCTTGGATTCTGTGAAGAAAACAGGTTGTGTGGTAACGGCGGAAGAGCACAATTATTTAGGTGGACTTGGAGAAAGTGTGTCGCGAGTATTGGCCACCCACCATCCTACCCCTCAAGAGTTTGTGGCAACACAGGATACTTTTGGAGAAAGTGGAACGCCCGATCAACTTATGGAGAAGTACGGTTTGAACAATAAAGCCATAGAAGCTGCCGTTTTAAAAGTGATGAAACGTAAATAG
- a CDS encoding outer membrane beta-barrel protein — translation MKKTFLVAVFALIGSAAMAQSGSGFGIKAGLSYNKNGDLIGSVGDGGQDIVEGAEGKAGYHFGFWGKLDFPKIYLRPELVYSKTKSSYDVDGDSQDYDVSKLDMPVLLGYKLIGPLHIFAGPAFQYTLKNDLGDLEVEDVENDFTVGLNAGVGVNLGNVGLDVRYERGFSENEAEFIGSNVTDISGRVDSRPSQIIFALSLKL, via the coding sequence ATGAAAAAAACATTTTTAGTAGCTGTATTTGCCTTAATTGGTTCTGCAGCAATGGCACAAAGCGGTTCAGGGTTCGGTATTAAGGCCGGCTTATCGTACAACAAGAACGGGGATTTAATCGGTTCTGTTGGTGATGGCGGACAAGATATCGTCGAAGGTGCCGAAGGTAAAGCAGGGTACCATTTTGGTTTTTGGGGCAAACTGGATTTCCCCAAGATTTATTTAAGACCAGAATTGGTGTACTCCAAAACCAAGAGTTCTTATGACGTTGACGGGGATTCCCAAGACTATGATGTTTCCAAATTGGACATGCCTGTTCTTTTAGGATACAAATTGATCGGCCCTTTGCATATTTTTGCAGGACCTGCTTTTCAGTACACGCTGAAGAACGATTTAGGCGATCTGGAAGTCGAAGATGTAGAAAACGACTTTACTGTAGGCTTAAATGCAGGTGTTGGTGTAAACCTTGGTAATGTTGGACTCGACGTTAGATACGAAAGAGGTTTTTCGGAAAACGAAGCTGAATTTATTGGGAGTAATGTTACCGATATTTCCGGTAGAGTAGATTCGAGACCTTCGCAAATTATTTTTGCGTTATCGCTTAAATTATAA
- a CDS encoding shikimate kinase, giving the protein MKIVLVGYMASGKSTVGRLLARQLGVEFIDLDDYIEQHQKKSIKTIFSEKGEIFFRKLEHQMLAEVLEKEKSIILSTGGGTPCYGTNMVTILNQSDHSIYLNLSIPNLVERISKEKDNRPLVKNIADEELPEFIGKHLFERRPYYLQAKHILDCNNLDAETVVGRIKELL; this is encoded by the coding sequence ATGAAAATTGTTTTAGTGGGATATATGGCAAGTGGAAAGTCGACCGTTGGACGATTGTTGGCCAGGCAATTAGGAGTCGAGTTCATCGATTTGGACGATTATATTGAGCAACATCAAAAAAAATCCATTAAAACCATATTTTCTGAAAAAGGGGAAATATTTTTCAGGAAGTTGGAGCATCAGATGCTGGCCGAGGTTTTGGAAAAAGAGAAATCCATTATCCTATCTACGGGAGGGGGAACCCCATGCTACGGAACCAATATGGTAACGATATTGAATCAATCTGACCATTCCATATATCTCAACCTAAGTATTCCGAACTTGGTGGAAAGGATTTCAAAGGAAAAAGATAATCGGCCTTTGGTAAAAAATATTGCTGACGAGGAACTGCCAGAATTTATAGGAAAACATCTTTTTGAACGTAGGCCCTACTATCTACAAGCAAAACATATTTTGGATTGTAACAATTTGGACGCTGAAACTGTTGTTGGTAGGATTAAAGAACTACTCTAA
- a CDS encoding mechanosensitive ion channel family protein, with product MDKNLGRLLYNYLLETGMSEGLAAYINVFVLMLVVLVLVLLLDVLIWKVLRALSVRLARKSINDFDNFLVTHRVPRYVAHVVPLTILLEFVPLAFADFDYAGIIALKTIKILFVFLILIILRKFFKSVNAYLKTRPKFKDKPINSYVQVFMIFAWVVGLLTVFAIVTDTTVWKFFTALGAASAVILLIFKDSILGFVASIQVTINDMVRIGDWITFEKYGADGDVVEISLATVKVQNFDMTITTIPTYALISDSFKNWRGMQVSGGRRIKRSLIIRQKSIRFLSEEEIEKLKKIQLVEGYIGTRNEQIRAYNEENNINKEVLVNGRNLTNFGVFRKYVTNYLENHSAINKKMTLMVRQLQPTAQGIPLEIYAFSSDKRWENYEYVMADIFDHLLAALPYFSLELFELPVAKDYVSTGDDEPKV from the coding sequence ATGGACAAGAACCTGGGTCGTTTGCTTTACAATTATTTATTGGAGACAGGAATGAGCGAAGGTTTGGCTGCTTACATCAACGTATTTGTATTGATGCTTGTTGTTCTTGTATTGGTGTTATTGCTGGATGTGCTGATTTGGAAAGTATTGCGTGCATTGTCCGTTAGATTGGCCCGGAAATCCATAAATGATTTCGATAATTTTTTGGTGACCCATAGGGTGCCGCGCTATGTTGCCCATGTAGTGCCGTTAACAATTTTGTTGGAGTTTGTACCGTTGGCTTTTGCAGATTTTGATTATGCAGGGATAATTGCATTAAAGACCATTAAAATACTTTTCGTCTTTTTGATTCTTATCATACTGCGGAAATTTTTTAAAAGCGTCAACGCATATTTAAAAACCCGCCCCAAGTTTAAGGACAAGCCCATAAACAGCTATGTTCAGGTATTTATGATTTTTGCTTGGGTGGTGGGGCTACTCACTGTTTTTGCTATCGTTACCGATACCACGGTTTGGAAATTTTTTACCGCATTGGGTGCTGCTTCTGCAGTAATACTGCTCATTTTTAAAGATTCCATTCTAGGTTTTGTGGCCAGCATTCAGGTTACCATAAACGATATGGTGCGTATTGGCGATTGGATTACGTTTGAAAAATATGGGGCCGATGGTGATGTGGTGGAGATTAGTTTGGCCACGGTAAAGGTTCAAAATTTTGATATGACCATCACTACGATCCCTACCTACGCCTTGATTTCTGATTCGTTCAAAAATTGGAGGGGCATGCAGGTTTCGGGGGGAAGGCGAATCAAGAGATCATTGATCATACGGCAAAAGAGTATTCGGTTTTTATCTGAAGAGGAAATAGAAAAGCTTAAAAAGATCCAACTGGTAGAAGGTTACATAGGTACTAGGAACGAACAGATCAGGGCCTATAATGAAGAAAATAATATCAACAAGGAAGTGTTGGTGAACGGAAGAAATCTGACGAACTTTGGCGTGTTCCGAAAATATGTGACCAATTACTTGGAAAACCATTCTGCAATAAATAAGAAAATGACCTTAATGGTGCGGCAATTGCAACCCACAGCACAAGGTATTCCTTTGGAAATTTATGCCTTTAGTTCGGATAAGCGATGGGAGAACTACGAGTATGTGATGGCGGATATTTTTGACCACTTGCTCGCTGCCCTGCCTTATTTTTCGTTGGAACTTTTTGAGTTGCCTGTGGCAAAGGATTATGTTTCTACAGGAGATGATGAGCCTAAAGTCTAA
- a CDS encoding RNA-binding S4 domain-containing protein: MRIDKYLWCTRYFKTRSIASNAVKKGHVKVNGGAVKPSRDVYPMDKIAVRKNQIDYQLTVLDVPESRVGAKLVDIYRKDTTPKEAFEHNELLQYAKKHYRKKGLGRPTKKDRRDLDDFLDESE, from the coding sequence ATGCGAATAGACAAGTACCTTTGGTGCACGAGATACTTTAAAACCAGAAGCATTGCATCCAATGCTGTAAAAAAAGGTCACGTAAAGGTGAACGGTGGCGCCGTTAAACCCTCACGCGATGTTTACCCCATGGATAAAATTGCTGTTCGGAAAAATCAAATTGATTACCAACTTACGGTTTTAGACGTTCCTGAAAGCCGCGTTGGGGCAAAATTGGTTGATATTTACCGAAAGGATACCACTCCAAAAGAAGCTTTTGAACACAACGAGTTGCTCCAATATGCCAAAAAGCATTACCGAAAAAAAGGGTTGGGGCGCCCCACGAAGAAAGATCGTCGGGATTTGGACGATTTTTTGGACGAATCGGAATAA
- a CDS encoding FKBP-type peptidyl-prolyl cis-trans isomerase, producing MRYGILVLICFAVTLLSCKKDDDGGIVEVPPSLLSDVAPEDDKTIKEFLNTHFYNYEEFKTPPEGFDYKIVIDTIAGENAEKKPMMEDATPVTINVSSSHLGLSAEEENVPHTYYYIEVLEGGGGSPTYADSTLVRYQGSALDGTLFDENQDFTWQVLPSQFRGYGDGISNMKAGTPGQVIENADGTYQILDRGIGIIVMPSGLAAFNRSVGAAGTYAPVLFKVELGLFVEDTDSDNDGIPSVQEDLNNNRYLLDDNTDGDEEPFNAPPRPNYRDPDDDGDGVLTRDEIIIENGEITFPDSDGDGVPDYLDPDSN from the coding sequence ATGAGGTACGGAATTTTAGTTTTGATATGTTTTGCGGTCACACTACTATCTTGTAAAAAGGATGATGATGGAGGTATTGTTGAAGTGCCGCCGAGCTTATTGAGTGATGTAGCACCCGAAGATGACAAAACAATAAAAGAGTTTTTGAACACCCACTTCTATAATTATGAAGAATTTAAAACTCCACCAGAAGGATTTGATTATAAAATCGTGATTGATACCATAGCAGGTGAAAATGCAGAAAAAAAACCCATGATGGAAGACGCCACGCCTGTTACAATCAATGTGTCCTCAAGTCATTTGGGATTGAGTGCCGAAGAGGAAAATGTACCCCATACGTATTATTATATCGAAGTTTTGGAAGGCGGGGGAGGAAGTCCGACCTATGCGGATTCGACTTTGGTCAGATATCAAGGTTCCGCTTTGGATGGAACCTTATTTGATGAAAATCAAGATTTTACTTGGCAGGTATTGCCATCCCAATTTAGGGGGTATGGGGACGGTATTTCTAACATGAAGGCAGGAACACCTGGTCAGGTTATTGAAAATGCAGATGGTACCTACCAAATTTTGGATAGAGGTATTGGAATCATTGTAATGCCATCAGGTTTGGCTGCATTTAATAGATCGGTAGGCGCTGCCGGAACTTATGCACCTGTACTTTTTAAAGTTGAGCTTGGATTGTTTGTGGAAGACACAGATAGTGACAATGATGGTATTCCATCCGTACAAGAGGATTTGAACAATAACAGATACCTGTTGGATGATAATACGGATGGGGACGAAGAACCGTTCAATGCGCCTCCAAGACCAAATTATCGAGATCCCGATGACGATGGAGACGGTGTTTTAACACGAGATGAGATTATAATTGAGAATGGCGAAATCACTTTTCCAGACTCCGATGGGGATGGAGTCCCAGATTATTTGGATCCAGATTCCAACTAG
- a CDS encoding alanine/glycine:cation symporter family protein, translated as MGKFLLHSTLCIPSTSILASTSEKGLDEKINEAFMPFAVWWENLILAEVPIFGHGIPIILIILILGALFFTVYFGFVNIRHFPTAIQVVRGKYDELEKTAPKLKPQVYEVEGDLVDTIKDEGHSGEVNHFQALATAVSGTVGLGNIAMVAVAISFGGPGATFWMILAGLLGMSTKFVECTLGVKYRDIDTNGNVFGGPMYYLSRGLKQRGFSCLGKFLAAVFAILCVGASFGGGNAFQSNQAAAQIIERFGLSGDATGSIIGLVFAILAGIVIIGGIKRIAKVTEKVVPLMAVLYVGAALFIILSKIEWVDDAFALIFKEAFTPEATITGGFVGVMIQGFRRAAFSNEAGAGSAAIAHAAVNTSFPASEGLVGLLEPFIDTVLVCTMTAVVIILFNMDGVFVYGNVVEGQALMADGSRLGGVNITSLAFESSINGSSYVLMAAVCLFAFSTILSWSYYGLQAWKYLFGRSKISDLTYKIIFLLFTVLGAAITLDAVIKFSDAMILALVFPNMAGLLILFPYVKKEFKGYMHLIAKK; from the coding sequence ATGGGTAAATTTCTTTTGCACAGTACATTATGCATTCCAAGCACCTCAATTTTAGCATCCACATCCGAAAAAGGTCTGGACGAAAAAATAAATGAAGCCTTTATGCCCTTTGCCGTATGGTGGGAAAATCTGATTCTGGCAGAAGTCCCCATATTCGGGCATGGCATTCCAATAATCCTTATCATTCTGATATTGGGGGCTCTGTTCTTCACTGTCTACTTTGGATTTGTCAATATCCGTCATTTTCCAACAGCCATACAAGTGGTCCGTGGAAAATATGATGAACTTGAAAAGACAGCACCCAAACTAAAACCACAAGTTTATGAAGTCGAGGGAGATTTGGTGGACACCATTAAAGATGAAGGGCACTCGGGAGAGGTAAACCACTTTCAGGCCTTGGCCACCGCAGTATCAGGTACTGTAGGTCTGGGCAATATAGCCATGGTTGCCGTGGCCATTTCCTTTGGAGGCCCCGGGGCCACTTTTTGGATGATACTGGCCGGATTACTTGGTATGTCCACTAAGTTTGTGGAATGTACCCTTGGGGTAAAGTATAGGGATATAGACACCAATGGCAATGTATTTGGTGGTCCCATGTACTATTTGTCCAGAGGGTTAAAACAGAGAGGGTTTTCCTGCTTGGGCAAATTTTTGGCCGCCGTTTTTGCCATACTCTGTGTGGGGGCTTCCTTTGGTGGTGGAAATGCTTTCCAAAGCAACCAAGCCGCCGCCCAGATTATAGAACGTTTTGGCTTGTCCGGCGATGCTACGGGGAGCATCATTGGCCTTGTTTTTGCAATCTTGGCCGGAATTGTGATCATTGGTGGAATTAAACGTATCGCCAAGGTTACGGAAAAAGTGGTTCCCCTAATGGCTGTGCTTTACGTGGGTGCGGCACTCTTCATCATACTTTCCAAAATAGAATGGGTGGACGATGCATTTGCCTTGATCTTTAAAGAAGCCTTTACTCCAGAGGCAACCATTACCGGTGGATTTGTAGGGGTTATGATCCAAGGATTTAGAAGAGCTGCCTTTTCGAACGAAGCAGGTGCGGGATCGGCCGCCATAGCACACGCTGCTGTAAATACCTCGTTTCCGGCATCGGAAGGACTTGTAGGGTTGTTGGAACCTTTTATTGACACAGTTCTTGTGTGTACCATGACAGCCGTTGTCATCATACTCTTTAATATGGACGGTGTTTTTGTATATGGCAATGTAGTAGAGGGCCAAGCCTTAATGGCGGATGGAAGTCGGTTGGGCGGGGTCAACATTACATCATTGGCTTTTGAAAGTTCCATTAATGGCTCGTCCTATGTTCTAATGGCCGCAGTATGCTTGTTTGCCTTCAGTACCATATTATCTTGGTCCTATTATGGTTTGCAGGCATGGAAATACCTCTTTGGAAGAAGTAAGATTTCCGACCTGACCTATAAAATCATATTCCTTTTGTTTACGGTGTTGGGTGCTGCGATAACCCTAGATGCAGTGATAAAGTTTTCGGACGCCATGATATTGGCCCTGGTATTCCCAAATATGGCCGGTTTGCTCATCTTGTTCCCCTATGTAAAAAAAGAATTTAAGGGCTACATGCATTTGATTGCCAAAAAATAA
- the deoC gene encoding deoxyribose-phosphate aldolase: MSLEKYIDHTNLKPTATQTDITKLCKEAIEHGFYAVCVNGCHVPMVKEVLKGSNVKIAAVIGFPLGAMSTKAKVFEAMDCVKNGSDEIDMVINIGWLKLKEVDAVRDEIKAIKQTIGSNILKVIIETCYLTDEEKELACTLAIDAKADFVKTSTGFGTGGATLKDVALMKKVVGNKAKIKASGGIKTKEAALQYIDLGVSRIGTSSGPSLIE, translated from the coding sequence ATGTCTTTGGAAAAATATATAGATCACACCAATCTAAAACCCACCGCCACCCAAACCGACATAACAAAGTTATGTAAGGAGGCTATTGAACATGGTTTTTATGCTGTTTGTGTAAACGGATGCCATGTACCCATGGTCAAAGAAGTTTTAAAAGGAAGTAATGTAAAAATAGCTGCTGTAATCGGTTTTCCTTTAGGAGCCATGTCCACAAAGGCAAAAGTGTTCGAGGCCATGGACTGTGTTAAAAATGGTTCGGACGAAATAGATATGGTTATTAATATCGGATGGCTTAAATTAAAGGAGGTTGATGCTGTTCGAGATGAGATCAAGGCGATAAAACAAACGATTGGCAGCAATATTTTGAAAGTGATCATAGAAACCTGCTACCTTACCGATGAAGAAAAAGAACTTGCCTGCACACTAGCGATCGATGCAAAGGCAGATTTTGTAAAAACGTCCACTGGGTTTGGAACTGGAGGCGCCACTTTAAAAGATGTGGCACTCATGAAAAAAGTTGTGGGCAACAAGGCAAAAATAAAAGCATCAGGTGGAATAAAAACCAAAGAAGCCGCTTTACAATACATTGACCTTGGTGTATCGCGCATAGGAACCTCATCAGGACCTTCTTTAATCGAATAA
- the deoD gene encoding purine-nucleoside phosphorylase, producing the protein MSTHIEAKQGEIAETVLMPGDPLRAKWIAETFLENPFCYNKIRGMLGYTGTYKGKRISVQGSGMGMPSAMIYFHELITDYGVKNIIRVGSAGSYQKDVELNDVVLAMAASTTSGINNSRFINSDYSPTANFELFLKAVNYAQEQNIPIKAGNVLSSDEFYVDDPEEYKLWAEYGVLCVEMETAGLYTIAAKYNVRALTILTISDSLITQERLSAHARETTFKDMVEIALAAALP; encoded by the coding sequence ATGAGCACCCATATTGAAGCCAAACAAGGAGAAATTGCCGAAACGGTACTAATGCCGGGCGACCCCTTGCGGGCCAAATGGATTGCCGAAACTTTTCTCGAAAACCCGTTTTGCTATAATAAAATACGGGGAATGCTGGGCTACACGGGCACATACAAAGGCAAAAGGATTTCTGTACAAGGTAGCGGTATGGGTATGCCTTCAGCCATGATCTATTTTCATGAACTCATCACAGATTATGGGGTAAAGAACATCATACGGGTGGGTTCCGCAGGGTCATATCAAAAAGACGTGGAATTGAACGATGTGGTTTTGGCCATGGCCGCTTCCACAACTTCGGGCATCAACAACTCCAGGTTTATTAACTCCGACTACTCCCCTACCGCCAATTTTGAACTCTTTTTAAAAGCCGTGAACTATGCCCAAGAACAAAACATACCCATTAAAGCAGGCAATGTGCTTTCTTCGGACGAGTTTTATGTGGATGATCCCGAGGAATACAAACTCTGGGCAGAATACGGTGTACTTTGTGTGGAAATGGAAACCGCAGGCTTGTACACCATAGCCGCAAAATATAATGTAAGGGCATTGACGATCCTTACCATTTCAGATTCCCTGATAACCCAAGAAAGACTCTCGGCACATGCGCGTGAAACAACGTTTAAGGATATGGTTGAAATTGCCTTGGCGGCTGCTTTGCCCTAA